From Streptomyces chrestomyceticus JCM 4735, one genomic window encodes:
- a CDS encoding NUDIX domain-containing protein, which produces MAIQDSPEAWRVTATATPFTGKKTSMRTDEVVMPDGSTATRDYQVHPGSVAVVALDEEDRVLVLRQYRHPVRHKLWEVPAGLLDVPGENPLHAVQRELYEEAHVKAEDWRVLADVYTTPGGCDEAVRIFLARDLSEAEGERFEVSEEEADMELARVPVADLVRGALAGELHNNCLVVGVLALAAARAGDGLDALRPADAPWPARPFEA; this is translated from the coding sequence ATGGCCATCCAGGACAGCCCGGAAGCGTGGCGGGTCACCGCCACCGCGACGCCGTTCACCGGCAAGAAGACCAGCATGCGTACGGACGAGGTCGTCATGCCGGACGGCTCCACGGCCACCCGCGACTACCAGGTCCACCCCGGCTCGGTGGCCGTCGTCGCGCTCGACGAGGAGGACCGGGTACTGGTCCTGCGTCAGTACCGCCACCCCGTGCGGCACAAGCTCTGGGAGGTCCCGGCCGGACTGCTGGACGTCCCCGGCGAGAACCCGCTGCACGCCGTCCAGCGCGAGCTGTACGAGGAGGCCCACGTCAAGGCCGAGGACTGGCGGGTGCTGGCGGACGTCTACACCACCCCCGGCGGCTGCGACGAGGCCGTACGGATCTTCCTGGCCCGCGATCTGTCCGAGGCCGAGGGCGAGCGCTTCGAAGTCTCCGAGGAGGAGGCCGACATGGAGCTGGCGCGGGTACCGGTCGCCGACCTGGTACGCGGCGCGCTCGCCGGCGAACTGCACAACAACTGCCTGGTGGTCGGCGTGCTCGCGCTGGCCGCCGCCCGCGCGGGTGACGGACTGGACGCGCTGCGCCCGGCCGACGCGCCGTGGCCGGCCCGCCCGTTCGAAGCCTGA
- a CDS encoding tetratricopeptide repeat protein, whose protein sequence is MADQAVGGGRVPPGKAGGPATAARQRPGPDPDGTAVDSAADRAAPGRGTAGGTAAAGPGSRRPAARRTVPPAATAAGGFIGRRRELKSLRADIARTGLDTLSGRRGARSRVLLIAGRPGSGRSALAAELARQLADDYPDGVLRATLSTPGGGPVPLDLVARDLLTALGAPVKPGAAEDELTEALRAALAERRALLLLDDAAGAEQVEPLLPDAAGCLVVAVSEGPLTGITDVRPCTLGGLDNASAVELLSRYAGPTRITVDPRSADAVAEECGGRPAALVLAGGWLAGHPKNSVADLLQALRDVPEQADEPAGGRPMARAFRLVYATLPPVAARTLRLLTLAPAGLVDAHIASALAGCSVAAAEAALQDFAARGLLRPVEDAEPQPSGPGAPAAGSAGLQAQYRMPGCLVQLVRAALHEKERPAEIQLARARMLERTVRLLQSCRALGEPAGSPARQKVAGLPRSLRFASAASAAAWLRSRRPALLEAARIAVEEGELDTLDRRLMAAIVRTLIAHQGAEAAAPDLYGLHGLVLEVAERRGLARERAAALLNLGDLDAQAGRTADAMARYRGALTAAREVRDPIATVRALESLGGTYTELGDWQRAADWYGRALELRMTRGENADGARLHGRIGAVLTYAARWGEALKEWRAAYGAYRRLGDVAGQARALGEAARVQEYAGRPEESLRTCTAALALAAEAKDGRLEAALQLRIADTLDRLGDPAAARLHRGLGERLLSDHPQ, encoded by the coding sequence GTGGCGGATCAGGCGGTGGGCGGGGGACGCGTCCCGCCGGGGAAGGCGGGCGGGCCCGCGACGGCGGCACGGCAGCGGCCGGGACCGGACCCGGACGGCACGGCCGTGGACTCCGCCGCCGACCGCGCCGCCCCCGGCCGGGGTACGGCCGGGGGCACCGCCGCGGCCGGACCGGGCAGCCGCAGGCCCGCCGCCCGCCGGACCGTGCCGCCCGCCGCCACCGCGGCCGGCGGCTTCATCGGCCGCCGCCGCGAACTGAAGTCCCTCCGCGCCGACATCGCCCGTACGGGCCTGGACACCCTCTCCGGCCGCCGGGGCGCCCGCAGCCGCGTCCTGCTGATCGCCGGGCGTCCCGGCTCCGGCCGCAGCGCCCTCGCCGCCGAACTGGCCCGGCAGCTCGCCGACGACTACCCCGACGGTGTCCTGCGCGCCACCCTGAGCACCCCGGGCGGTGGCCCCGTACCCCTCGACCTCGTCGCCCGCGACCTGCTCACCGCGCTCGGCGCCCCGGTCAAGCCCGGCGCCGCCGAAGACGAGCTGACCGAGGCGCTGCGCGCCGCCCTCGCCGAACGCCGCGCCCTGCTCCTGCTGGACGACGCGGCCGGTGCCGAGCAGGTCGAACCGCTGCTGCCGGACGCCGCCGGCTGCCTCGTCGTCGCCGTCTCCGAAGGCCCGCTCACCGGCATCACCGACGTACGGCCCTGCACCCTGGGCGGCCTGGACAACGCGTCCGCCGTCGAACTGCTCAGCCGGTACGCGGGGCCCACCCGCATCACCGTCGACCCGCGCTCCGCCGACGCCGTCGCCGAGGAGTGCGGCGGCCGTCCCGCCGCGCTCGTCCTGGCGGGCGGCTGGCTCGCCGGGCACCCCAAGAACTCCGTCGCCGACCTCCTCCAGGCGCTGCGGGACGTACCCGAGCAGGCCGACGAACCGGCCGGCGGCCGCCCCATGGCCCGCGCCTTCCGCCTCGTCTACGCCACCCTGCCGCCGGTCGCCGCCCGCACCCTGCGGCTGCTCACCCTCGCCCCGGCCGGACTGGTGGACGCGCACATCGCCTCCGCCCTGGCCGGCTGCTCGGTCGCCGCGGCCGAGGCGGCGCTCCAGGACTTCGCCGCCCGGGGGCTGCTGCGGCCGGTGGAGGACGCGGAACCGCAGCCGTCCGGGCCCGGGGCCCCGGCCGCCGGGAGCGCCGGCCTCCAGGCGCAGTACCGGATGCCCGGCTGCCTGGTCCAGCTCGTCCGCGCCGCGCTGCACGAGAAGGAACGGCCCGCCGAGATCCAGCTCGCCCGGGCCCGGATGCTGGAACGCACCGTACGGCTGCTCCAGTCCTGCCGGGCCCTCGGCGAACCCGCCGGGTCACCGGCCCGGCAGAAGGTGGCCGGCCTGCCGCGCTCGCTGCGCTTCGCGTCCGCCGCCTCCGCCGCCGCCTGGTTGCGCAGCCGCCGGCCCGCCCTGCTGGAGGCGGCCCGGATCGCCGTCGAGGAAGGCGAGCTGGACACCCTGGACCGGCGGCTGATGGCCGCGATCGTGCGCACCCTGATCGCCCACCAGGGCGCCGAGGCCGCCGCGCCCGACCTCTACGGGCTGCACGGCCTGGTCCTGGAGGTCGCCGAGCGGCGCGGCCTGGCGCGGGAGCGGGCCGCGGCGCTGCTCAACCTCGGCGACCTGGACGCGCAGGCCGGGCGGACCGCGGACGCGATGGCCCGTTACCGGGGCGCGCTGACCGCGGCACGCGAGGTCAGGGACCCCATCGCGACCGTACGGGCGCTGGAGTCGCTGGGCGGTACGTACACGGAGCTGGGGGACTGGCAGCGGGCCGCCGACTGGTACGGGCGGGCGCTGGAACTGCGGATGACCCGCGGCGAGAACGCGGACGGGGCCCGGCTGCACGGCCGGATCGGCGCGGTGCTGACGTATGCGGCGCGGTGGGGCGAGGCCCTCAAGGAGTGGCGGGCCGCCTACGGCGCGTACCGGCGGCTCGGCGACGTGGCGGGTCAGGCGCGGGCGCTCGGCGAGGCGGCGCGGGTGCAGGAGTACGCGGGCCGCCCCGAGGAGTCGCTGCGGACCTGCACCGCGGCCCTCGCGCTGGCCGCCGAGGCCAAGGACGGGCGGCTGGAGGCGGCGCTCCAGTTGCGGATCGCGGACACCCTCGACCGGCTCGGCGACCCGGCAGCCGCAAGGCTGCACCGGGGTCTGGGGGAACGTCTCCTCTCAGATCACCCACAGTGA
- the ald gene encoding alanine dehydrogenase encodes MKVGIPREVKNNEFRVAITPAGVHELVRHGHQVVIEKDAGLGSAIPNEEYVAAGAEILDTADEVWAAADLLLKVKEPIAEEYHRLRKDQTLFTYLHLAASRECTDALLESGTTAIAYETVETPGRQLPLLAPMSEVAGRIAPQVGAYHLMRQAGGRGVLPGGVPGVAAGKAVVIGGGVSGWNAVQIAVGLGFHVTLLDKDINKLREADRIFGTKVQTIVSNAYELEKAVVEADLVVGAVLIPGAKAPKLVTNELVAKMKPGSVLVDIAIDQGGCFEDSRPTTHAEPTFQVHNSVFYCVANMPGAVPSTSTYALTNATLPYIVSLANNGWVEALRRDAALAKGLNTHDGKVVYGPVAEAHGLEATDLATLLG; translated from the coding sequence GTGAAGGTCGGCATCCCCCGCGAGGTCAAGAACAACGAGTTCCGGGTGGCGATCACGCCCGCCGGTGTGCACGAGCTGGTCCGCCACGGCCACCAGGTCGTCATCGAGAAGGACGCCGGCCTCGGATCGGCCATCCCGAACGAGGAGTACGTCGCGGCCGGCGCCGAGATCCTCGACACCGCCGACGAGGTCTGGGCCGCCGCGGACCTGCTGCTGAAGGTCAAGGAGCCGATCGCGGAGGAGTACCACCGTCTCCGCAAGGACCAGACCCTCTTCACCTACCTCCACCTGGCCGCCTCCCGCGAGTGCACCGACGCCCTCCTGGAGTCCGGCACCACCGCCATCGCCTACGAGACGGTGGAGACCCCGGGCCGCCAGCTCCCGCTGCTCGCCCCGATGTCCGAGGTCGCGGGCCGCATCGCCCCGCAGGTCGGCGCCTACCACCTGATGCGCCAGGCCGGCGGCCGCGGCGTGCTCCCGGGCGGCGTCCCCGGCGTGGCCGCGGGCAAGGCCGTCGTCATCGGCGGCGGCGTCTCCGGCTGGAACGCCGTGCAGATCGCCGTGGGCCTCGGCTTCCACGTCACCCTGCTCGACAAGGACATCAACAAGCTGCGCGAGGCGGACCGTATCTTCGGCACCAAGGTGCAGACGATCGTCTCCAACGCCTACGAGCTGGAGAAGGCCGTCGTCGAGGCCGACCTCGTCGTCGGCGCGGTCCTCATCCCGGGCGCCAAGGCCCCGAAGCTGGTCACCAACGAGCTGGTCGCCAAGATGAAGCCCGGAAGTGTCCTTGTCGACATCGCGATCGACCAGGGCGGCTGCTTCGAGGACTCCAGGCCCACCACCCACGCCGAGCCGACCTTCCAGGTCCACAACTCGGTCTTCTACTGCGTGGCCAACATGCCGGGCGCGGTGCCCAGCACCTCCACGTACGCCCTGACCAACGCCACGCTGCCCTACATCGTGTCGCTGGCGAACAACGGCTGGGTCGAGGCGTTGCGCCGCGACGCCGCCCTGGCCAAGGGCCTGAACACGCACGACGGCAAGGTCGTCTACGGTCCGGTCGCCGAGGCGCACGGCCTGGAGGCCACCGACCTGGCGACGCTTCTCGGCTGA
- a CDS encoding ParA family protein → MDGHHVNAMAGDRGGSDPTRLADYDDLPEGHFYDPDAEYEPDPEYAATLAPDAARQRRERVGPTGRPLPYFPIPGPLTDHGPAKIIAMCNQKGGVGKTTSTINLGAALAEYGRRVLLVDFDPQGALSVGLGVNPMELDLTVYNLLMERGMSADEVLLKTAVPNMDLLPSNIDLSAAEVQLVSEVARESTLQRALKPLMADYDYIVIDCQPSLGLLTVNALTAAHKVIVPLECEFFALRGVALLTETIEKVQERLNPDLELDGILATMYDSRTVHSREVLARVVEAFDDHVYHTVIGRTVRFPETTVAGEPITTYASNSVGAAAYRQLAREVLARCHAE, encoded by the coding sequence ATGGACGGCCATCACGTGAACGCCATGGCCGGCGACCGGGGCGGCTCAGATCCCACCCGGCTCGCCGACTACGACGACCTGCCCGAGGGGCACTTCTACGACCCGGACGCGGAGTACGAGCCGGACCCCGAATACGCGGCCACGCTCGCGCCGGACGCCGCCCGTCAGCGCCGCGAACGTGTCGGCCCCACCGGGCGCCCCCTTCCCTACTTCCCGATCCCAGGACCGTTGACGGACCACGGCCCCGCCAAAATCATCGCGATGTGCAACCAGAAAGGCGGGGTGGGCAAGACCACCTCGACCATCAACCTGGGTGCCGCGCTCGCCGAATACGGCCGACGGGTGCTGCTCGTCGACTTCGACCCGCAGGGCGCGCTGTCCGTCGGGCTCGGAGTCAACCCGATGGAACTGGACCTGACGGTCTACAACCTGCTCATGGAGCGGGGCATGTCGGCCGACGAGGTGCTGCTGAAGACCGCGGTCCCCAACATGGACCTGCTGCCCAGCAATATCGATTTGTCAGCCGCCGAGGTCCAGTTGGTCAGCGAGGTCGCGCGCGAGTCGACGCTGCAGCGCGCGCTGAAGCCGCTGATGGCCGACTACGACTACATCGTCATCGACTGCCAGCCCTCGCTCGGTCTGCTCACCGTCAACGCGCTGACGGCGGCTCACAAGGTCATCGTGCCGCTGGAGTGCGAGTTCTTCGCGCTGCGTGGTGTGGCGCTGCTCACCGAGACGATCGAGAAGGTCCAGGAACGGCTCAACCCCGACCTGGAGCTCGACGGCATCCTGGCGACGATGTACGACTCGCGCACCGTCCACAGCCGTGAGGTTCTCGCGCGCGTCGTCGAGGCGTTCGACGACCACGTGTACCACACGGTCATCGGCCGTACCGTGCGCTTCCCGGAGACCACCGTCGCGGGTGAGCCGATCACCACGTACGCGTCCAACTCCGTCGGTGCCGCCGCCTATCGTCAGTTGGCCAGGGAGGTGCTCGCCCGGTGTCACGCCGAGTGA